A genomic stretch from Arachis stenosperma cultivar V10309 chromosome 3, arast.V10309.gnm1.PFL2, whole genome shotgun sequence includes:
- the LOC130967278 gene encoding homeobox-leucine zipper protein ROC8-like, translating to MRRQLGTELGLEPRQVKFWFQNRRTQAKAQADRSNNCALRRENERMMAENLMFRESLKSVVCITCGGPTIRDDDCHIRLEQFKLENDFLVKEYRKMGELLASYNIIGADQVVSPLQLSSVLSSLAISGSITTPTPTPTPTPTPAAAIPCLIDPQIEASLCQRFHSLCRQNTTLIPPQGSQSSNSIIRPFNGDRDHQAMIPAQSAAATPTAVAASETQIGTPAAAVVSFFTEEEIVRMKEAATKAVDEVARLLRMNEPFWFRSTVDGNFILQRQSYDGVFHNVGLKCEARREASKDSRVVAMSGRKLVDMFLDSEKWVSLFPTMVKKADTIEVLNTGLPQTRSGALQLMYADIHILSPLLRSREFFFLRYCVQVDAGAWIIADVSFDSSRFLHSLTWKLPSGCLIHDMNDGYSTITWVEHVEISDSIQTNPIFRDLVCSNSAFGAERWILTLERMCERIAFASMNMMPSCDSGVIASPEGRKNVMEFSERMVKLFCGSLDMTGNMELQYGKNNNGVRVGIRRSIEAGVPKGLIVTASTSLWLPLLPQTLFNFFKDPSTRHQWDVLCHGNPVTQIQRISNGTFSDNFTTILRPYIPTENNTLLLQECCTDFLGSVVVYAPVDVGTITAAINGEDTTTMPILPSGFTICGDGSPPRGAFFGCALPESRHYGGSILTVTVQVLVSNQNAVGQFNMNTVDAVNGLAATTVKKIKAAFKCP from the exons ATGCGGCGACAACTAGGCACAGAACTAGGGCTTGAACCCAGACAAGTCAAATTTTGGTTTCAGAATAGGAGGACCCAAGCAAAG GCTCAAGCTGATAGATCAAATAACTGTGCTCTTCGGCGAGAGAATGAGAGAATGATGGCAGAAAACTTGATGTTCAGAGAGTCCTTGAAGAGTGTAGTTTGCATAACTTGTGGTGGTCCAACCATAAGGGACGATGATTGCCACATTCGCTTGGAACAATTCAAGTTGGAAAATGATTTTCTCGTAAAAGAG TATAGGAAAATGGGAGAGCTTCTTGCAAGTTACAACATCATAGGTGCAGATCAAGTAGTGTCCCCTCTGCAATTATCATCAGTGTTATCTTCTCTGGCCATCAGTGGTAGCAttactactcctactcctactcctactcctactcctactccAGCAGCTGCAATACCATGTTTGATTGATCCTCAGATTGAAGCTTCTCTCTGCCAACGCTTCCATTCACTCTGCCGCCAAAACACTACTCTTATTCCTCCTCAAGGATCTCAAAGTAGCAATAGTATTATTCGTCCTTTTAATGGCGATCGTGATCATCAAGCTATGATTCCTGCTCAATCTGCTGCTGCTACTCCGACTGCCGTCGCTGCTTCTGAAACCCAAATTGGTACGCCGGCTGCGGCGGTAGTGAGCTTCTTCACGGAGGAGGAGATAGTAAGAATGAAAGAGGCGGCGACTAAAGCCGTGGACGAAGTAGCGAGGCTTCTGCGGATGAACGAGCCTTTCTGGTTTAGGTCAACAGTTGATGGAAACTTCATTCTTCAGCGTCAAAGCTACGACGGCGTTTTCCACAATGTTGGCTTGAAGTGTGAAGCACGCAGAGAGGCATCAAAAGATTCACGAGTGGTGGCTATGAGCGGCAGGAAATTGGTTGATATGTTCTTAGATTCG GAAAAATGGGTTTCCCTTTTCCCAACAATGGTTAAAAAAGCAGACACAATCGAAGTACTCAACACCGGTTTGCCACAGACCCGAAGTGGAGCCTTGCAACTG ATGTATGCAGATATACATATTCTTTCACCGTTACTTAGATCTCGGGAATTCTTCTTCCTGCGGTACTGTGTGCAAGTTGATGCAGGGGCATGGATCATAGCAGATGTCTCATTTGATTCCTCCAGATTCCTTCATTCCCTCACTTGGAAGCTTCCCTCTGGATGCTTAATCCACGACATGAACGATGGATATTCCACC ATTACTTGGGTGGAACATGTGGAAATAAGTGACAGTATCCAAACGAATCCGATTTTTAGAGACCTAGTTTGTAGCAACAGTGCATTTGGAGCAGAAAGATGGATTCTGACACTCGAAAGGATGTGCGAGAGAATTGCATTCGCCTCAATGAACATGATGCCTAGTTGTGACAGTGGAG TGATTGCTTCACCTGAAGGACGAAAGAATGTGATGGAATTTTCTGAGAGGATGGTAAAGCTCTTTTGTGGGTCTCTGGACATGACGGGTAACATGGAGTTGCAATATGGGAAGAACAACAATGGTGTAAGAGTTGGTATTCGAAGAAGTATAGAGGCAGGTGTGCCTAAGGGGTTGATTGTCACTGCATCTACCTCCCTTTGGCTTCCTCTCTTGCCCCAAACACTCTTTAACTTTTTCAAAGATCCATCAACTAGACATCAG TGGGATGTTCTGTGCCATGGAAATCCAGTGACTCAGATTCAGCGCATCTCAAATGGAACTTTTTCTGATAACTTTACAACAATTCTTCGG CCTTATATCCCGACGGAGAACAACACGCTTCTTCTCCAAGAATGCTGCACGGATTTCTTGGGAAGCGTGGTGGTGTATGCTCCGGTTGATGTTGGCACAATAACTGCGGCAATCAACGGAGAGGACACCACCACGATGCCTATTCTCCCCTCCGGCTTCACCATATGCGGAGATGGATCTCCTCCGCGAGGAGCTTTCTTTGGCTGTGCGCTCCCTGAATCGAGACATTACGGTGGCTCCATACTAACGGTGACCGTACAGGTGCTAGTTAGCAACCAAAATGCGGTGGGGCAGTTCAACATGAACACCGTTGATGCTGTCAATGGACTCGCAGCCACCACTGTCAAGAAAATTAAAGCCGCCTTCAAGTGTCCCTGA